A single genomic interval of Stieleria maiorica harbors:
- a CDS encoding NYN domain-containing protein has translation MSLLLLIDGYNITQPIGPVRNADPRWLERDRNVLLRELTNHLSAPVRKKTCVVFDAANPPRDRPSEFVHQEMAIRFAVDYLSADDLLEEIIRAHHTPKRLMVVSSDHRIQIAARRRGAAHFDSQPWMDDLTDGKIHLAISPVSDSAVSDSARSGRDSGGAGQGGRSPAILGNPPRKDRGATNKPRVQDQAEVDAWMREFGFDPD, from the coding sequence ATGTCACTCCTGTTACTGATCGACGGCTACAACATCACCCAGCCGATCGGGCCGGTTCGAAACGCCGACCCCCGTTGGCTGGAGCGCGATCGCAACGTGTTGCTGCGCGAACTGACCAACCACCTGAGCGCACCGGTGCGCAAGAAAACCTGTGTCGTCTTCGACGCCGCCAACCCACCGCGAGACCGGCCCAGCGAGTTCGTGCACCAGGAAATGGCCATCCGATTCGCGGTCGACTATCTGTCGGCGGACGATTTACTGGAAGAGATCATTCGCGCCCACCACACGCCCAAACGGCTGATGGTGGTCTCGTCGGACCACCGAATCCAAATCGCCGCGCGACGGAGGGGCGCCGCGCACTTTGACAGCCAACCCTGGATGGACGACCTGACGGACGGAAAAATCCACCTTGCGATTTCTCCGGTTTCAGATTCCGCCGTTTCAGATTCCGCCAGATCAGGGCGAGATTCCGGCGGGGCAGGGCAGGGCGGTCGTTCGCCAGCGATCCTCGGCAATCCCCCCAGAAAGGACCGCGGGGCGACCAACAAACCGCGGGTCCAGGACCAGGCCGAAGTCGACGCCTGGATGCGAGAATTCGGTTTTGATCCGGATTAA
- a CDS encoding serine/threonine protein kinase, translating to MSVETTVPEPVLDEATRDFVRRSMQAGLVELADIKKVVVSLMTEDVVFTPDRLAQGMVGADLLTPWQAKKLLAGKARGFHLGNYRLLRPLGRGGMGVVFLARHAVMNRLMALKILPSEASKDSRRIERFKEEARASAKLEHPNIVQAFDFSESDGKLFIVMEYIEGVDLHRAVARDGVMSPTEALDAMIQTTDALAHAHQRGIVHRDIKPSNLLLRNDGVIKVSDMGLARIGYTAAGTDAPNRLTGTADFIAPEQAIDSHTVDARADIYSLGCTWYFLLVGKPPFSGNNVAQRLAKHQTAKVPLVSDTRSDCPPAISLLIQRMMAKRPVDRPASAAELLTQLRRIAGSKLAGRELANRPRSEQIATPPDDSSSFASLDDSGPLGEASPAAMAEIAEIDFGSLPPIDLATLPGAAVPVSPLAAPSNAATKTTTPKTKRTGGDVESGQSILLGIGLALSIVALLAVVGVTFYQVTKDDKASPRLKTMEDGKGNVIVIEQ from the coding sequence ATGTCGGTTGAAACCACCGTGCCCGAACCGGTCCTGGATGAAGCAACCCGCGACTTCGTTCGCCGGTCGATGCAAGCCGGCTTGGTTGAACTTGCCGACATCAAGAAGGTCGTCGTTTCGCTGATGACCGAAGACGTCGTGTTCACCCCTGACCGACTGGCCCAAGGCATGGTGGGCGCAGACCTGTTGACCCCCTGGCAAGCGAAAAAGTTGCTGGCCGGCAAAGCGAGGGGATTTCACCTGGGCAATTATCGACTGCTTCGCCCGCTCGGACGCGGCGGGATGGGAGTCGTCTTTCTGGCCCGTCATGCCGTCATGAACCGATTGATGGCGCTCAAGATCCTGCCCTCCGAAGCCTCCAAAGATTCGCGCCGGATCGAACGCTTCAAAGAAGAGGCGCGGGCCTCGGCGAAGCTGGAGCACCCCAACATCGTCCAGGCGTTCGACTTTTCCGAATCCGATGGCAAACTGTTCATCGTGATGGAATACATCGAAGGCGTCGACTTGCACCGGGCGGTCGCCCGCGACGGAGTGATGTCGCCCACCGAAGCACTAGACGCGATGATCCAAACGACCGACGCGTTGGCCCATGCACATCAACGGGGCATCGTCCACCGCGACATCAAACCGTCGAATCTGCTGCTCCGCAACGACGGGGTGATCAAAGTCAGCGACATGGGTCTGGCCAGGATCGGTTACACGGCCGCCGGAACCGATGCGCCCAATCGCTTGACCGGCACGGCCGATTTCATCGCCCCCGAACAGGCCATCGACTCACACACCGTCGACGCCCGCGCCGACATCTACTCGCTGGGTTGCACCTGGTACTTCTTGCTGGTCGGCAAGCCGCCGTTTTCCGGAAACAACGTCGCACAGCGGTTGGCCAAGCACCAAACCGCCAAGGTGCCGCTGGTTTCCGACACGCGATCGGATTGCCCGCCGGCGATCAGCTTGCTGATCCAACGGATGATGGCCAAACGCCCGGTCGACCGTCCCGCCTCGGCGGCCGAGCTGCTGACCCAACTGCGTCGGATTGCGGGTTCCAAATTGGCCGGTCGCGAGCTGGCCAATCGGCCTCGTTCCGAACAGATCGCCACCCCGCCGGACGACTCATCCAGTTTCGCGTCACTGGACGACAGTGGTCCGCTCGGCGAAGCATCACCGGCGGCCATGGCCGAAATCGCCGAAATCGATTTCGGCAGCCTGCCGCCGATCGACTTGGCGACGCTGCCCGGCGCCGCCGTTCCCGTCTCCCCCCTGGCCGCTCCTTCCAATGCGGCGACCAAGACCACGACACCGAAAACCAAACGCACTGGCGGCGACGTCGAATCCGGCCAGAGCATTCTGCTGGGCATCGGACTGGCACTGTCGATCGTCGCGCTCTTGGCGGTCGTCGGCGTCACGTTCTACCAAGTGACCAAAGACGACAAAGCCTCCCCCCGACTCAAAACCATGGAAGACGGCAAAGGAAATGTCATCGTCATCGAGCAGTGA
- the serC gene encoding 3-phosphoserine/phosphohydroxythreonine transaminase: protein MTATATAQRAYNFSAGPAVLPVPVLEEVRDELVCLPGARCSLLEMSHRDKTFVDILHDAENTLRSLMNISDDYAVLFLQGGAALQFSMIPANLLRDSGKSAAYIQTGTWGKKAIAEAKKEGSVDVVYDASASNFNHVPRAQDYSVADDAAYLYFCNNETIQGVQFPSEPECPADVPLICDASSDFMHRAIDINKYGLIYACAQKNAGPAGVTVVVIRRDLLERGSDSLPGYLNYKNHADADSEWNTPPTFSIWVLGKVAKWLQNDIGGLEAMEKINREKAAMLYNAIDQSGGFYTGHAKPDCRSLMNATFTLPNDDLQSAFLAEAAAQDLVSLKGHRSVGGIRASIYNAMPVQGVQTLANFMTDFATKNA, encoded by the coding sequence ATGACAGCCACCGCGACCGCCCAACGAGCTTACAACTTTTCCGCCGGCCCAGCCGTTTTGCCGGTTCCGGTTCTCGAAGAAGTGCGTGACGAACTGGTCTGCCTTCCCGGCGCGCGATGCTCGCTGCTGGAGATGAGCCACCGCGACAAGACCTTCGTCGACATCCTGCACGACGCCGAAAACACGCTGCGATCGTTGATGAACATCAGCGACGACTATGCAGTGCTGTTTCTGCAAGGCGGTGCGGCGCTGCAGTTTTCGATGATCCCGGCCAATCTGCTCCGCGATTCGGGAAAGTCAGCCGCCTACATCCAAACCGGAACGTGGGGCAAGAAAGCCATCGCCGAAGCCAAAAAAGAGGGCTCGGTCGATGTGGTCTACGATGCGTCGGCGTCGAATTTCAACCACGTCCCCAGGGCCCAGGATTACAGCGTCGCCGATGACGCGGCTTACCTGTACTTCTGCAACAACGAAACGATCCAGGGCGTTCAATTCCCCAGTGAACCCGAGTGCCCGGCCGACGTGCCGCTGATCTGCGATGCGTCGAGCGATTTTATGCATCGCGCGATCGATATCAACAAATACGGCTTGATCTACGCCTGTGCCCAAAAGAACGCCGGCCCGGCGGGCGTCACCGTCGTCGTCATCCGTCGCGACCTGCTCGAGCGAGGTTCCGATTCGTTGCCCGGCTACCTGAACTACAAGAACCACGCCGACGCGGATTCCGAGTGGAACACCCCGCCGACGTTCTCCATCTGGGTGCTGGGTAAAGTCGCCAAGTGGCTTCAAAACGACATCGGTGGGCTTGAGGCGATGGAGAAGATCAATCGCGAAAAGGCCGCGATGCTGTACAACGCGATCGATCAATCCGGCGGCTTTTACACCGGACACGCCAAACCGGATTGCCGATCGTTGATGAATGCGACCTTCACGCTGCCCAACGACGACTTGCAATCGGCGTTCTTGGCCGAAGCCGCCGCGCAGGATCTGGTCAGCTTGAAAGGGCATCGCAGCGTCGGCGGAATCCGCGCCAGTATCTACAACGCGATGCCGGTCCAGGGCGTCCAGACGCTGGCAAACTTCATGACCGATTTTGCAACCAAAAACGCGTAA
- a CDS encoding phosphoglycerate dehydrogenase — MYKILTLNNISVKGLSRLPREDYEITSEASHPDAILLRSFKMHDMDIPESVAAIGRAGAGVNNIPVDKMTQRGVPVFNAPGANANAVKELVLAGLLLASRNIYPAMKFAASLEGTDAEISAAVESGKKNYVGCELHSKTFGVIGLGAIGRRVANAASALGMKVVGYDPQISVENAWRLSRNVEQAINLDHLFSQCDAVSVHVPLLDVTKGLVNKSRIESMNDGGIIVNLARGGICDDDAVLAALDSGKLSAYVIDFPTAQLIKHPKVISFPHLGASTEEAEENCAIMVADQVREFLEDGTVTNSVNFPEATMPRGGTGCRVTIANANVPNMVGQISTILANAGLNIADLLNKSRGDLAYTIIDLDGNIEEASLQALRKIDGVLAVRHLPNK, encoded by the coding sequence ATGTACAAGATCCTGACGCTCAACAACATCTCCGTCAAAGGACTCTCTCGCCTGCCACGCGAAGACTACGAAATCACCTCCGAAGCCAGTCACCCGGATGCGATTCTGCTTCGTTCCTTCAAGATGCACGACATGGACATCCCCGAATCGGTCGCGGCGATCGGTCGTGCCGGCGCGGGCGTGAACAACATCCCCGTGGACAAGATGACCCAGCGTGGCGTGCCGGTGTTCAACGCCCCCGGTGCCAACGCCAACGCGGTGAAGGAACTGGTGCTGGCCGGGTTGCTGCTCGCGTCTCGCAACATCTATCCGGCGATGAAATTTGCCGCCTCACTCGAGGGCACCGACGCGGAGATTTCTGCGGCGGTTGAATCCGGCAAAAAGAACTACGTCGGCTGCGAATTACACTCCAAAACCTTCGGCGTGATCGGACTCGGTGCGATCGGACGACGCGTCGCCAACGCGGCCAGCGCCCTGGGCATGAAAGTCGTCGGGTACGACCCACAAATCTCCGTCGAAAACGCCTGGCGACTGTCGCGGAACGTCGAGCAAGCGATCAACTTGGATCACCTGTTCTCTCAATGCGACGCCGTCAGTGTCCACGTCCCGCTGTTGGACGTCACCAAAGGCCTGGTCAACAAGTCGCGCATCGAATCGATGAACGATGGCGGCATCATCGTCAATCTGGCCCGCGGCGGCATCTGCGACGACGACGCGGTGCTGGCCGCGTTGGATTCCGGAAAGCTGAGCGCCTATGTGATCGATTTCCCCACCGCTCAGTTGATCAAGCACCCCAAAGTGATCTCGTTCCCGCACCTCGGTGCGTCGACCGAAGAGGCCGAAGAGAATTGTGCGATCATGGTCGCCGATCAGGTCCGCGAATTCCTGGAAGACGGCACGGTGACCAATTCGGTCAACTTCCCCGAAGCCACCATGCCACGCGGCGGCACCGGATGCCGTGTCACGATCGCCAACGCCAACGTCCCCAACATGGTCGGCCAAATCTCGACGATCCTGGCCAACGCCGGACTGAACATCGCCGACCTGTTGAACAAGTCGCGCGGCGATCTGGCTTACACCATCATCGACCTGGACGGCAACATCGAAGAAGCGTCACTGCAAGCGCTCCGAAAAATCGACGGCGTCCTCGCCGTTCGACATTTGCCGAATAAGTAG
- a CDS encoding FHA domain-containing protein: MSVELIITQGSNAGTAAPIHQGYYLVGRLKECQIRPKSRSVSRRHCLLLHNEDGFGALDLKSTRGTYVNGTKLVPHQWCVLADGDELRFGKVVFKVSVKQPAFAASAAIPGRGDNGGDTNAAESEPPISWNNQDVTEFLELEDQIDFDFGYGPDENGSDSRQADIDDDALAEEIADANVLADSAIRSGKPQDTFIGEVADEIDDESNGEKEIEVDSKPKKRPPRQKIDHKQYKRAARRSFNLPSFSLRSGEGYDWKLLGTVTLVVATLGLLGYQLYQFGSPTNVEIRQDLD, from the coding sequence ATGTCCGTCGAATTAATTATCACACAGGGAAGCAATGCCGGAACGGCGGCGCCGATCCACCAAGGCTACTACCTGGTCGGGCGGCTGAAGGAATGTCAAATCCGGCCCAAGAGCCGATCGGTCAGCCGACGACACTGCTTGCTCTTGCACAACGAGGATGGCTTCGGAGCACTGGACCTGAAAAGCACGCGCGGAACCTATGTCAACGGGACCAAGCTCGTCCCGCATCAGTGGTGCGTGCTCGCCGACGGCGACGAACTCCGCTTCGGCAAAGTCGTTTTCAAAGTCTCCGTCAAACAACCCGCCTTTGCCGCTAGCGCCGCGATCCCCGGGCGCGGTGACAACGGCGGCGACACCAACGCCGCTGAAAGCGAGCCACCGATCTCGTGGAACAACCAGGACGTCACAGAGTTTCTGGAACTGGAAGACCAAATCGACTTCGACTTTGGCTACGGGCCGGACGAAAACGGCAGCGATTCGCGACAAGCCGACATCGATGATGACGCTCTGGCCGAAGAGATCGCCGATGCGAATGTGCTCGCCGACAGCGCGATTCGTTCGGGCAAACCCCAGGACACGTTCATCGGTGAAGTGGCCGATGAGATCGACGACGAGTCGAACGGTGAAAAAGAGATCGAAGTCGATTCGAAACCGAAAAAGCGACCGCCGCGGCAAAAGATCGACCACAAACAATACAAGCGCGCCGCCCGACGCTCCTTCAATCTGCCAAGCTTCTCGCTCCGCTCCGGTGAGGGCTACGACTGGAAACTGCTCGGGACCGTCACGCTGGTCGTCGCCACCTTGGGGCTGCTGGGCTACCAACTCTATCAATTCGGCAGCCCGACCAACGTGGAAATCCGCCAAGACCTGGATTGA